Proteins encoded by one window of Xylella fastidiosa:
- the acnB gene encoding bifunctional aconitate hydratase 2/2-methylisocitrate dehydratase yields MLEAYRHHVAERAALGIPPLPLSAQQTADVIELFKTPPVGEEDFLLDLITHRVPGGVDDAAKVKASYLAAVAFGTEVTPLLTPQRATELLATMLGGYNIQPLIDLLDHAALGQVAAEGLKHTLLVFDAFHDVQEKAEQGNGNARAVLESWAAAEWFTSKPEVPHCLTVTVFKVPGETNTDDLSPAPDATTRPDIPMHALAMLKNKREGAPFVPEEDGKRGPIQEMLSLKEKGHLVAYVGDVVGTGSSRKSATNSVLWWTGKDIPYIPNKRFGGVCLGSKIAPIFYNTMEDAGALPIELDVSKMEHGDVIELYPYEGKARKNGAVIAEFSLKSDVLLDEVRAGGRIPLIIGRGLTSKAREALKLEPTSLFRLPVNPPETGRGFSLAQKIVGRACGLPEVNGKQQGMRPGTYCEPKMTSVGSQDTTGPMTRDELKDLACLGFSADLVMQSFCHTAAYPKPVDVKTHHTLPEFISTRGGVSLRPGDGVIHSWLNRMLLPDTVGTGGDSHTRFPIGISFPAGSGLVAFAAATGVMPLDMPESVLVRFKGHMQPGVTLRDLVNAIPLYAIKQGLLTVAKQGKKNIFSGRILEIEGLPNLKVEQAFELSDASAERSAAGCTVRLNKEPIIEYLNSNITLLKWMIAEGYADARSLARRIKKMEAWLADPQLIEPDTDVEYAAVIEIDLADIHEPIVACPNDPDDVKTLSEIAGAKIDEVFIGSCMTNIGHFRAAAKLLEGKRDIPTRLWVAPPTKMDASELTKEGHYGTFGNAGARMEMPGCSLCMGNQAQAREGATVFSTSTRNFPNRLGRNTNVYLGSAELAAICSRLGKIPTKDEYMADIGVIDTQRTEIYRYMNFDQIQEYLDVDHTAVA; encoded by the coding sequence ATGTTGGAAGCCTATCGCCATCACGTTGCTGAGCGCGCTGCGCTTGGCATTCCACCATTGCCGCTGAGTGCGCAGCAGACGGCAGATGTCATTGAATTGTTTAAAACCCCACCAGTGGGTGAAGAAGATTTTCTCCTGGATCTCATCACCCACCGTGTGCCAGGTGGCGTAGATGATGCGGCTAAAGTCAAAGCCTCCTATTTGGCCGCGGTTGCCTTTGGAACAGAAGTCACGCCGTTGCTCACGCCACAGCGCGCCACCGAATTATTAGCGACGATGCTCGGGGGCTATAACATCCAACCGTTGATTGATTTGCTTGATCATGCCGCATTAGGTCAGGTTGCGGCCGAAGGGTTGAAGCACACCTTACTGGTGTTTGATGCGTTCCATGACGTGCAGGAGAAAGCAGAGCAGGGCAATGGCAACGCACGCGCAGTCCTTGAAAGCTGGGCGGCGGCTGAGTGGTTCACCAGCAAGCCGGAAGTGCCGCATTGCCTGACCGTCACCGTGTTCAAAGTCCCCGGTGAAACCAATACCGATGATTTGTCGCCGGCACCGGATGCGACAACCCGGCCGGATATTCCGATGCATGCGTTAGCAATGCTGAAGAACAAGCGTGAGGGAGCACCGTTTGTACCCGAAGAAGATGGCAAACGGGGGCCAATTCAAGAGATGTTGTCGTTGAAGGAGAAAGGGCATCTCGTTGCCTATGTCGGTGATGTTGTCGGTACAGGCTCCAGCCGGAAGTCCGCAACTAACTCGGTGCTGTGGTGGACGGGCAAGGACATTCCATACATTCCGAACAAACGTTTCGGAGGTGTGTGTTTAGGCTCGAAGATCGCGCCGATTTTCTACAACACGATGGAAGATGCTGGTGCGCTGCCGATTGAGCTTGATGTATCGAAGATGGAACATGGCGACGTGATTGAGTTGTATCCGTATGAAGGAAAAGCACGGAAGAACGGCGCAGTGATTGCTGAATTTTCGTTGAAATCGGACGTGTTGTTGGATGAGGTGCGCGCTGGTGGTCGTATCCCGCTCATCATTGGCCGTGGCCTGACCTCCAAGGCGCGTGAGGCCTTAAAGCTGGAACCCACTTCCCTATTCCGTTTGCCCGTCAATCCACCGGAAACTGGCCGCGGATTTTCGTTGGCGCAGAAGATCGTGGGCCGCGCTTGTGGCCTCCCCGAAGTAAATGGCAAGCAGCAGGGCATGCGCCCGGGGACATACTGCGAACCAAAAATGACATCAGTCGGTTCACAGGATACGACCGGTCCCATGACGCGTGACGAATTGAAAGATTTGGCCTGCTTGGGATTCTCCGCTGACTTGGTGATGCAGTCGTTCTGCCACACCGCGGCCTACCCGAAACCGGTGGATGTAAAAACTCACCACACCTTGCCGGAATTCATTTCCACCCGCGGCGGCGTCTCCCTACGTCCTGGTGATGGTGTGATTCATAGTTGGCTCAATCGCATGCTGTTGCCTGATACCGTCGGTACTGGCGGTGATTCGCATACCCGTTTCCCGATTGGTATTTCGTTTCCTGCGGGGTCTGGCTTGGTTGCTTTCGCTGCGGCGACCGGAGTGATGCCGTTGGATATGCCCGAATCCGTCTTGGTGCGCTTCAAAGGTCACATGCAACCGGGGGTGACGCTACGTGATCTGGTGAATGCGATTCCGCTGTACGCCATCAAACAAGGCTTGTTGACTGTTGCCAAACAGGGCAAGAAAAACATTTTCTCTGGTCGGATTCTCGAAATTGAAGGGCTGCCCAATTTGAAGGTAGAACAGGCATTCGAGCTGTCTGATGCTTCGGCGGAACGTTCAGCGGCGGGCTGCACCGTCCGTTTGAATAAAGAGCCGATCATTGAGTATCTCAATAGCAATATCACCCTGTTGAAGTGGATGATTGCCGAAGGCTATGCCGATGCCCGTTCCTTGGCGCGCCGGATTAAGAAGATGGAAGCATGGCTGGCTGATCCGCAACTGATCGAACCGGATACCGACGTTGAGTACGCTGCGGTCATTGAGATCGACCTGGCTGATATTCATGAACCTATTGTGGCCTGCCCGAATGACCCAGATGACGTGAAAACCTTGTCTGAAATTGCGGGCGCGAAAATTGACGAGGTCTTTATCGGTTCATGCATGACCAATATTGGCCACTTCCGCGCTGCGGCCAAGCTGTTGGAAGGCAAACGTGATATCCCAACTCGGCTATGGGTGGCTCCCCCGACCAAAATGGACGCATCGGAGCTGACCAAGGAAGGCCACTATGGCACCTTTGGCAATGCTGGGGCGCGTATGGAGATGCCAGGCTGCTCCCTGTGCATGGGCAATCAAGCGCAGGCGCGTGAGGGGGCGACGGTATTTTCTACCTCCACCCGTAACTTCCCTAATCGCTTGGGTCGTAATACCAACGTGTATCTGGGTTCGGCAGAATTAGCCGCTATCTGCTCCCGCTTGGGAAAAATTCCGACCAAGGATGAATACATGGCAGACATTGGTGTGATCGATACTCAACGTACGGAGATATACCGTTACATGAACTTTGATCAGATCCAGGAGTATCTGGATGTGGATCACACTGCGGTCGCGTGA